A segment of the Chryseobacterium scophthalmum genome:
TAATACCAAAGCAATTCTTAGGATTTTAGATCTTCACGATATAAAAGCAAGTTTTTTTGTAGAGATTTCTATTGCAGAAAAACTTCATAATTTACTAAAAGCAATTTCTGCTCAAGGGCATGAAATTGCTTTTTATAATAAAGATTCTAGTCTCGAAAAAATCGATCAGGTAAAAAAATCGATTCAGGAATTTCTTGAAAAACAGATCAAAGGAATCCGCCAAAAAGACAACCAGTTTTCTTTGGAAGATTTAAAATCAATTGGTTTTAATTATATCTCAAACATCGATCACGCTGATATTCTGTTTCCTTTTAAACGATTAAAAAGAACTTCTGAAATCATCGAAGACAATGGTTTAAGCATTGTTCCGGAAAGTATTTCTCCATACAGTCAGTTGCCTTATAACGATTTTGTCTTTCAGATTTTGCCGATGCAGTATTATCAGAATATGGTTTTTGAAACCTTGAAAAATGATGATTTTGTCTTGGTTTATCTTGAATCTTGGCAATTTACTGATCTCAATAAATATCAGTTTAAAGTTCCGTTTTACCGAAGGTTTTATTTAGGAAAAAAAATGGAGGATAAACTGGAAGCTTTTCTTTCATGGATCAATGAAAAGGAATTAGCAACTTCAAGAATGAAGGATTATATTTTTTAGTTTCGAGTTTCTGGTTCCGAGATTCGAGTTTAAAGATTCGAGGATTGAAATTCGAGATTTAAACCTGAAATTAAAAACCTCGAAACCCAAATCCCTGATCGCGAATTTCGGAAACACGAAACTCGTATCGCGTAGCTCGCATCTCTAACTCAATTCAAAAAGCGTAATTTCAGGTAAAACTCCAACTCTTCCGGGATAACCTAAAACTCCGAAACCTCTGTTTACGTAGAGCATTTTCCCTTCACTTTCGTACAAATCTGCCCATTTTGGATAGCGGTATTGTACAGGAGACCATTTTATATTTTTTAAATCTAAGCCAAACTGCATTCCGTGTGTATGTCCTGAAAGTGTTAAATGAATATCTTTAGGGTGTTTTTTCACTACATAATCAAAATGAGTAGGGTCGTGGCTCATTAATATTTTAGTGGCGTTTTGTGGAACGTTTTCCAGAGCTTTATTAATATCTCCATATTGTGGAAATGGCTTTAATCCCCAGTTTTCAACACCTAAAATATAGATATTTTCACCGTCTTTCTCAATGATTCTGTTTTCATTACGAAGCATATCAAAACCGGCTTGTCTTTGATAGTCAATTAAGGTTTCAAGGTTTTTGTTTTGTTCATCCTTGGAATTCCATTTTACATAATCTCCGTAATCATGGTTTCCTAAGACTGCAAATTTCCCGTCTTTCGCTTTAATTTTAGAAAATAAAGGAATGAATGGTTTAAATTCATCAGCAACATTATTGACCATATCTCCGGTAAATAAAACTAAATCTGGATTTTGCTCATTAATTAAATCAATAGCATGCTGCAGTTTGCTCGGATCAGAAAAACTTCCGCTGTGAACATCTGAAATCTGAATGATTTTATATCCTTTAAAACTTTTAGGAAGATTGGCAAATTTTACTTTTACTCTTCTTACTGTGTGACGGTATTTTCCAAACGTGATTCCGTCTATGAAAAGGGCAGAAAGTACGCCTCCTAAACCTAATCCCATTAAGCTTAAAAACTTTCTTCTTTCTGGGAAAAAATTCTCTGTAGGCTTTGTTAATCCTACCAAATAACCTCCTGTTCTGAAAATATCATCAACCAATAAAAACAGAACGATGAAAATTTTAGGTAAAATGAAAATTAAAAATAAAGAGATTGTAATCTGAGCTCTTTCTGTACTTCGGTCGCTTCTTTGGAAATGACTGACTTCGTAGGCAAAAACGCCGTAAATAGCCAAAGATAAAACGATATAGCCTAGTCTTACCCAGAAATTATCTGTTAAGGTTCTTATTGCCTGAAAAATATAAACTTCTAAAAATAAGAAGATTGCGGCTATAAATAAGAAGTTTTTTTGCATAATCAGGTTTAAAAAAAGCACAAAAAATAAATTTCCTGTGCTTTTTATATTGTTTAATTAATATTCTTATGGAAATTTATAAACGATCGCATTGATGTTCATTCCGGCTCCAACCGAAGTCATTACAATGTTCCCTTTATCTTTAAACGTATGACCCTCCATTTTTCCTTTAATTATTAAATCAAACATGGTAGGAATTGTTGCTACAGAAGTATTTCCCAAATCCTGAACAGTCATAGGAGATACAGAATGATCGTAATCTTTCACATCATAAAGCTTGTGAAGTCTGTCTATCATTGCATAATCCATTTTAGCATTCGCTTGGTGAATCAATATTTTGTCGATGTCTTCAATAGATAATTTTGCGTCTTCGATAGTTTCTTTAATAGCTGCAGGAACATTTTTAAGAGCGTACTCATAAATTTTTCTTCCCTGCATTCTTACAAATAAACGAGTCTGATCTGATTCTTCGTTGATAGAAGGTCCGTTTGCAAGATAATTAAGTTCAACACCATTATCACAGATTGTATTATGAGCAATAATCCCTACATTTTCTTCGTCAGTCGCTTTTACTACTACAGCTCCGGCTCCGTCTGCGAAAATCATTCTGTTTCTATCGTGCGGATCGGTTACTCTGCTCAAAGTTTCAGCTCCAATGACAAGGATGGTTTTTGCAACGTTCGCTTTAATTAAATTATCAGCTAGAATCATCGCTTCAACCCAACCCGGACAACCGAAAATCATATCATAAGTAATACATTTTCTGTTTTTAATGCCTAATTTATTTTTAACTCTTGCTGCCATTGTCGGCATAAAATCTACATATCCGTTTACGGTAACTTCACCAAAATTACTTGCGTAGATAATATAATCAAGCTCTTCCTGGTCTATATTTGCGTCTGCAATAGCAATTTTTGCAGCTTCAAAACCGATTTGTGAATTTGAAAGATCTTCGTCAATAAATCTCCTGTTTTCTATTTCTGTAATTTCTACAAATTTTGCAATAGTTTCCTCAGCAGGCTTGTCAATCTTCACCCCGTCTTCTGTATAAAACTCTGAATCTAAGAAAAAATCCCTTCCAATTATTCTATTCGGAAGATAAGATCCGGAACCAATAATGATCGTATTTGGCATTCGCTTATGTAATTTTTTAAAGATGCAAAGTTAATAATTAATATTAATAAGAAAGAATTAAAAATATTATTAAATTTGCAAAAATTGTTTCAGCCAATCTATGAAAAACAATCCGTCCTTAAAAGGTTTAATTATTGCTGCTGTGGTATTTATCGGTGCTTTTGCCGTTTACAACTTCTTTTTAGCGAAGAAAAATTATTACCTTGTAGATAATCCTACTCCCAATACCTACTATTTTAAAATAAATAATGAGCCAGAAGGTATTATTTCGGCAGGCCAATCTGTGCAGGTAGACTTACAGAAAGGGAAAAATTCTATAAAAGTTTTTGATCAGAATAAGAAAATGCTTTATGATTCTGCTTTTGAGGTAAATAAAATTCGTGGTCTTTTAAATATTGCCCATAAAGATTATTATATCAATGAGCAATATTATGGGTACAATCTTAAAAAAGATTCATTACTTTTGGCACTGGATAAAACCATGATTGACGGAAAACAATATTATGGGGGAGCTAAACGTTTTAATAAACTCTATACAGAAGGTTTTTATTATAATGTAGATGAAGACTATGATCAGATGATCAAAAACATTCAGAAAGTAGAGTCCCGTACAAAGATTTTCCGCAAGCAGGATTATCTTAATTATTATAAAGAATACTATAAGTTTTAAGTTTTGACAAAAGATATCAACCAAGTAACGCCCTACAATTCTGAATCTAGCAAAAAGAGTCAGGTAGAGGATATGTTCGACAACATTGCGCCTAAATACGATTTATTAAACCACGTTTTGTCTATGAAAATAGATGTGTTGTGGAGAAATAAACTGGTAAAATGGATGAATCACGACAGCCCGAAAGAAACGTTGGATGTCGCTACAGGAACCGGAGATTTGGCCATTGCGGTAGAAAAAGGAACCGGTGCAAAAGTAGTGGGATTAGATTTGTCGCAACAAATGTTAAATGTTGGCGTTATTAAAATAAAAAAACTTAATTTAGACGGCAAAATTTCCATGCAAAAGGGCGATGCAGAAAATTTACCTTTCGAGGACAATAGATTTGATGCTGTTTCCGTTGCTTTTGGAGTGAGAAATTTTGAGAACCTTACTAAAGGTTTGGCAGAGTTGAGAAGAGTGGTTAAAGAAAATAAGAGTGTTTATATTCTTGAGTTTTCAAAGGTAGAGGGTTTTTTAGGGCCATTTTATATGTTTTATTTCAAAAATATTTTGCCGGCAATCGGCAGACTGGTTTCTAAAGACAACAGGGCGTATACTTATCTTCCCGATTCTGTAAATGCATTTCCTTTTGGAGAAAAGATGAGACAAATTCTTTTAGATACAGGATTTAAAAAAGTAGAATACAAAAAATTAAGTTTAGGTATAGCCACAATTTATAAAGCAACAAAATAACCTATGAATAAATTTCTATTAAAAGCTCTGGTTTTAGCCTCAGTAAGTTTTGCAACAGTTGCAAATGCTCAATTTAGAACCCGTAACAGGATGGACAAGTTGGAAGACTTTGACCAGAAAAAAGTGAGTTGGGGGTTTTATCTGAATGGTAATTTACTGGATTATAGAATTGTACTCAACCCAAGATACGGAATGTATGAAAATCATAATTTGGTATCTTCAAAAGAAAGCACAAGCTTTGGAGCGGGTCTTATTGCCAAATTCAGATTAAATGACTATTTAGATGTAAGAGTAGAGCCAGGTTTGCAGTTTGCTCAGAGACAACTGACTTTTAATACCCAATCAAATGATATTTATAGTGATGGAAGTTTGACGAATGCTCCTTTTATTCCGATTGCTTTAACAGAAAAAGATAGGGTAAGAGATATTAAATCTACTTTGGTAGATATTCCTGTAATGTTAGAATTACACGGAGACAGATGGTACAACTCAAGACCATATGTTGCGGCTGGTGTAAATTATATTGTTAATTTACAGTCAAACTCAGATTCTCAGGATGATAACATGCAGCAGGTTTTCAGATCAACAACGCATAATTTTGCTTGGTCTGCAGAAATGGGAATTCAGTTCTATTTTAATAAATTTAAATTAACTCCTGCAATCAGAGGTACATTTTTCATGAACAACGAAATGGTTTCTGATAATGCTTCAACGCCTCCATATTGGTCTGCAGCAGTTTCTACACTACAAACAAGAGCGGTTATGTTTGTTTTGAAATTTGAATAATATAATATAAAATTAATATAAAAAGGAGGTGCTTGGCATCTCCTTTTTTATTTTTGTCAAAATATAGAGATTATTATTTTCGTCGGTACTAATATTTTCCTATTTTTGCTAATAGTTAGAAAATTTATAAACCTGAAATGCTTCAAGAATTAGAAAATAATTTTTCAGAAATAGAAAAAAAGATTTTGAACCTTCAAAAAAGTTATCAAAATTTATCTGAAAAATATTTAGAATTAAATAAAGAGCATACTGAGCTGAAGACGAGATACGATGAAGAGAGAAAGAAAAATCAGGTATTGGCAGAAGAACAGAAAAATATAAAATTGTATTCAGCAATATCAGGAAATCCTGAACACAACAGACTCATGAAAAACCACATCAATAGATTGGTAAAAGAAGTAGACTTTTGTATTGCACAGCTTCAAAATAGTGGATTATAATGGAGGTAAGGAGAATAACCATCAACATTGCAGGAAGAGTATATCCGCTAAATGTACCCGCAGCAGAAGAAGAAACACTGCGCAAAGTGGGGAAGCAAATTGAAAATATGATTAAAGATTTTGAACAAAATTTTGATGTAAGAGATAAACAGGATGCTTTGGCAATGTGTGCCCTAAAACTGGGAACCAACGCAGAAGTAGTTGCTCTGAATCATGATAAAAATATAAAATCAACCAATGAAAGATTAACAGAAATTAATCGGTCACTGGACGATATAGGAAAATAGATTTTTTTTCCAAAAAAAACTGCCTACAGTAATTCTAACACATTAAGGTAAACTCAACGCTAAACAATTTAATGTTCGAAAGTCTTTTCAATGGCGCGCTGCATTACGCAGATTACAGAGAGAAGAAATCAGATCAAATCGTGAAGATTAGGAGTTTACTCTAAATCACTGGATTGCTGTGGGTTTTTTTATTTTAAGTTAACAAGACAATTAAAACTCAATATATATATGACAACAGCCATTATAGTAGGCGTTATTTGCTTAGTAATCGGTGCAGTAGCAGGGATGTTTTTCTCTAAAAGTTCACTGAATACAAAAGCTAAATTCATTGTAGATGATGCAAAAAAGAACGCTGAAAACCTTATAGAAAAAGCTAATGTACAAGCTGAATCCATAAAAAAAGAAAAGAATCTTCAAGCTAAAGAAAAATTCTTAGAACTAAAGTCACAGCACGATGCAGATATTCAGGCTCGCGAAAAGAAAATGCAGGACGCTGAAAAAAGAACGAAAGACAAAGAAAATAAGCTGAATGACGAGCTTAGCAAAGCAGGGAAATTAGAAAAGGATTTAGACAGACAGATTGCTGATTATGCTAAGAAAAACGAAATTTTAGAAAAAAAACAAAGCGATCTGGAGCAGGCAACAGCTAAGAAAGTTGAAATGCTTGAAAAGATTTCAAACTATACAGCAGAAGAAGCTAAAGCAGAATTGGTAGAAACCATGAGAGCTGAAGCAAAAACCAGAGCTCAGGCGCACGTTCAGAGCATTATGGAAGAAGCTCAGTTGAATGCGAAAAGCGAAGCAAGAAAAATCGTTATTCAGACTATTCAGAGAATTGGTACAGAACAGGCGATTGAAAATTCAGTTTCGGTATTTAATATTGAATCTGATGAAGTAAAAGGTAGAATTATCGGTAGAGAAGGTAGAAATATCCGAGCTTTAGAAGCGGTTACAGGTGTAGAAATCATCGTTGATGATACTCCGGAAGCTATTCTTCTTTCATGTTTTGATCCGGTAAGAAGAGAGATCGCAAGACTATCACTTCACAGATTGGTTACAGACGGTAGAATTCACCCTGCAAGAATTGAAGAAGTTGTAGAAAAGACAAGAAAACAAATCGAAGAAGAAATTATCGAAGTTGGTAAAAGAACCATTATCGATTTAGGAATTCACGGTTTGCATCCTGAATTGGTGAAAATCGTTGGTAGAATGAAATACCGTTCTTCATACGGACAAAACCTTTTACAGCACTCAAGAGAAGTTGCCAACATTGCTGCAACAATGGCTGCAGAATTAGGATTAAACGTAAAATTAGCTAAAAGAGCAGGTCTTTTACACGATATCGGTAAAGTTCCTGAGCAGGAATCTGAACTTCCACACGCACTTTTAGGAATGCAATGGGCTGAAAAATATGGTGAAAATGCAGAAGTAATCAATGCAATCGGAGCTCACCACGACGAAGTAGAAATGACTTCTTTATTGTCTCCAATTATTCAGGTTGCCGATGCTATTTCTGGAGCAAGACCGGGAGCAAGAAGACAGGTTTTAGAATCTTATATTCAAAGACTAAAAGATCTTGAAGCTGCAGCATTAAGTTTTGAAGGTGTTTCTTCAGCTTACGCAATTCAGGCGGGTAGAGAACTGAGAGTTATGGTAGAAAGTAGTAGAATAAACGACGAAATGTCTTCTCAGCTTTCTTATGATATTTCAGAGAAAATTCAGAATGAATTGACTTATCCGGGACAAGTAAAAGTAACGGTAATCAGAGAAACAAGAACGGTAAATATCGCAAGATAATTTAAGTTTAAAATAAGAATACACATAGAAACCTTTCATTTAATTGAAAGGTTTTTTTTATGAAAATTATTTTTATGGATGCTTTAGGCTAAATAGAATTATGTGTAATAATTTGATAATATTAATTTATTGTTTGTGATTTATTTATAAATAATACTTACATTTGGTACTCAAACTATATTATTAAATTTAAAAACTAATCACATGACAAACATTTTGAAAAACGCGAAAAAATTAAAGCAAGCAGATCTTAAAAACATCGTAGGAGGAGTAAGCGGAAACCCTGATTTATCTCTTTGTGGATGCGATTGTGCAGGAGCTGTTACAGGTCCTTACTATTGTGTACAGTATATCGGTTGTCCACAAGTGTATACTTGCAAAGATGTATATTAGATCTAGACATTAAAAAATATGAATCTGCCCCAAAACTGAGGCAGATTTTTTTATTTTTAATGTTATATTTTATCCTTTCTATATTTTTGGAAGTTGATTTATATTGTAAATATTAAAAGATAATTAAACTTTAAAATTCAATTATGTATAATGATTTGATAATATTTATTATTTATTTGCGTTCTATTTAGAAATGATATTTAAATTTGATCACCAAACTATATTATTTAATTAAAAAACAAATCACATGACAAACATTTTAAAAAACGCTAAAAAATTAAAGCAGGCTGACCTTAAAAACATCGTCGGAGGAATTAAAGTTGGAAACCCAGATTTATCTCTTTGTGGATGCAGTTGCACAGGAGCCGTTACCGGACCTTCATATTGCACACAGTACATCGGTTGTCCGCAAGTTTATAATTGTAAAGACTAAAATAATAAAACCCTTCCAAAGATCATTTGGAAGGGTTTTTACTTTTAACAATAAACCTTTATAAAAAAGGTTTCATTTCGTCTTCAATCTGAGTTCTCAGCTCCATAAGACGTTTTGCATATTTTTCCTGTTGTTTTTCTTCTTCAGTTTCAGGAATCCATTTCGGAACGGGAAGCTTCTTTCCATTTTCATCTACGGCTACAAATACAATGATGCAATGCGTTTTCTTGTCAAATGTTGGCTGCTTCAAATTTCTTGAGAAAACATTAATCGAGATATGCATACTCGAAGAACCGGTATAAATTACCTGTGCTTCCACTTTTACAATTTCACCAATTTTAATAGGTTCGTAGAAACGAATTCCTCCAACGTAGACTGTTACAGAATAATTCCCGCTCCATGTTGTTGCACATGCGTAACCAGCTTGGTCGATCCACTTCATTACACTTCCGCCGTGTACATTTCCGCCGTAATTTACATCTGAAGGTTCAGAGATAAACTGAAAAGTAACAGGTTTGTTATCCATTTTTTTAATTTTAATAAAGGTATTTAATAATTTTCAGAATTTTATATTTAGCCTTACTTTTGGGGAAAATTTAATTTATGAAGAAAGTTTTTCACCTCAATACTTGTGATACCTGCAGAAAAATTTTAGCACAGTTTGATCTTTCTGACTGGGAAAAAAGAGAAATAAGAAAAGAACCGATCACCAAAGAAGAATTGGCTGAAATGTATGAGCATACTAAGTCTTATGAAACATTATTTAGCAAGAAATCTACTCAGATCAAATTGAGAGAATTAGATGTAAAATCTTTAAAAGAAAACGATTTTAAAGATCTTATTTTAGATCATTATACTTTTTTAAAACGTCCGGTCTTCCTTACAGATAAAGAGATTTTTGTAGGAAATGATAAGAAGAATGTAGAAGCTTTGAAAGTGTTTTTCGGAGTAGAATAAGTCTGCCACGAATTCACGAATTTTAAATATCTTTTTTGAAAATAGACTCAAACCTCACAGGTTTTTAAAACCTGTGAGGTTTTTTGTGTGCCTAGTTCAAAACGATTTTCAGAATTTTAACAGCTTGTTTGGAACAATAGTAAAAGTTGTTTGGTTCCAAACAAACTGCGGGAAACAAAACACAGTTGACGGAAGTCTCAAACAGATCGTGGGAAACAAAATGCAATCGCAGGAAGTTTCAAACAAACAGTTGGAAACAAAACACAGTAGACAGAAGTCTCAAACAGTTTGCGGGAAACAGAATACAATTACAGTAAGTCTCAAACAAACTGTGGGAAATAAAAAATAATTCAGAAAACGAATCGATAGCGATAAATATGATTGTTTGACTGAATTCTAGCCCGGATAGGAGAGACATCCTTTTGTGTGGCGGATGAAGAGAAACGGAAGCCGCTACGCAAAAGATATAGCGGATAGCCGGAAAAAGCTTCAAATAAAAAAATAATATTAGCTTTTCAACGTATTCAAATAGCTCCTAAAGAAAAACCGCTTCATCAAAATGATAAAGCGGTTTTTTTATATTTAAAGAATATTCGATTATACAAATGGCATTTTCACCACTTTCGCCGGAATATTTTTGTTTCTTACCTGAATAAAGATTTCTGTTCCCAGTTTGAAATGAGGCTTGTCTACATAAGCGATTCCCAAACCGATTTTTTTCATTGGCGACTGAGTTCCTGAAGTTACTTTCCCGATTACATTTCCTTCAGCATCCACCACAGGATAATCGTGTCTTGGAACGCCTTTGTCTGTCAATTCGAAACCAACTAATTTTCTGGTAACGCCAACTTCTTTTTGTTTTGCGAAAATATCTTTAGAAACAAAATCCTTATCAAACTTTGTAATCCAGCCCAATCCCGCTTCAATAGGAGAAGTTGTGTCGTCGATATCCATTCCGTAAAGACAGAATCCTTTTTCTAGTCTTAAAGTGTCTCTTGCAGCCAATCCGCAAGGAATAATACCTTCTTCAGCTCCAGCTTCAATAATAGCATCCCACAGTTTTTCTGCAGATTCGTTGTTGAAATAAATTTCAAAACCACCGCTTCCTGTATAACCAGTGTTTGAAATAATCACATCGCTTACTCCGGCAACAGAACCAACTGTGAAGTTGTAATATGGAATTTCAGAAAGGTTAGTTTCTGTTAATTTCTGAAGGATTTCGGTCGCTTTTGGTCCCTGAACTGCCAATAAAGACATTTCGTCTGAAGCGTTGGTTAATTTTGCTCCGAAACTGTTGTATTTTGAAATATGATCCCAATCTTTATCGATGTTTGAAGCATTTACAACTACAAAATATTTTTCATCTGCCATTTTGTAAACAATAAGGTCGTCTACAATTCCTCCGTTTTCGTTCGGAAGACAAGAGTACTGAGCTTTTCCGTTTTCTAAAACATCAACATTGTTTGTCGTTACAAACTGCAAAAGATCTTTTGCACCTGATCCTTCAACGAAAAACTGTCCCATGTGAGATACGTCAAATAATCCTGCTTTTTCTCTTACTGCAAAGTGTTCTTCCGTTACTCCGGAATATTGTACAGGCATTTCAAATCCTGCAAAAGGTACTATTTTCGCTCCTAAAGAAACGTGTTTGTCGTACAATGCTGTTTTTTTCATAGGTAGATTTATTTCTATTTTTTAATTTTAAAACTTTCAAAAGTCTCGTTAAAAACTTTCATATAATTTCCGTTCCAGTGTTTCTGTTGGCAATTGATGCTTACAAGAAACATATTTTTATCTTTCTGGTACAGTTTTGTAATCCAGAATAGTTTTTCTTTCTCATCAAAATATTCATACTGATATTCTGAATATCCTTTTTTGCTGCCTGTATTTTTTACTTTTTTCTCGTCATCAGGAGAATTGTACAAAGCAAGGATAAATTTTTTCACTTCTGCTTTTGGCAAATCCAGGTTATGATATTCTGAAATGGTAATTGCGCCAATTTCATTGGTTGGGAAAATGTTTACAATTCCATCATCGTTCGTCGCTTTCCATGTATCGGGCATAGCGATTGAATAGTTTTCGCTTTCATAAAGTTCTTTTCCCAAATTTTGCGAAAACGAGAAAACGCTGAACAAGAATGCGGTAATAAAAAAGGTTTTTTTCATAAGTGTGTGTTTAAAAATGATGTTTGTATTCTTCCAGAATAATTTTAAACCATTCTGTAAATTGTTCGGGATGCTCTGAAATTTCTTTATCTAAATTTTCCAGCGAAATATAGCGAACTTCTGCCACTTCATCTTTATTCAGATTGAAATCAGAATTGTAAGTTCCTGTAAAGACGTGATCGAGCTCGTGTTCCCAAAGTCCGCCTCCAACATCAGCTTTATAGATAAAATGAAATTTTTCTGAAAGTTCGGTTTCAATTCCGAGCTCTTCGTTCAATCTTCTTTTTGCGCCTTCAAGATAAGTTTCTTCAATTCTGGGATGCGAACAAACTGCATTGGTCCATTGGTGAGGAGAGTGGTATTTTTCTGCAGCGCGTTTCTGCAAAAGCATTTCTCCGTTTTCATTAAATAAAAAAACCGAAAAAGCACGATGAAGAAGTCCATTAATATGAGCTTGCTGTTTTTCCATCAAACCTAAAACTTTATCCTCGGGATTTACTAATACTACCAATTCTTCCATTCCTACAAATTTAAGTTTAAAACGTGATTTTGTAAAATAAATGTTTAGTTTTTTTAATTATTTATGAAATATTGGCTTTTTTGAATGCGAAAAACATTCTCTATATTTATGAAAAATGCAATGAAATATTAAGTTTCGTTAATTTTAAATTTGATTTTGTGTTAAATTTTTAACATAAACCAAGATTAATATGACTGTTTGGATGAGAAAGTGTAACTTTGCACTTTAAAATTTTGAAGCAATGGAACTAGATTATATTGAGCATATCAGTCCGATTCTAAAAGACGGAATTAAAAATTATCTTATCGATATTGATGGAACAATTACAGAAGATGTTCCCAACGAAGAGCCGGAAAGAATGGTGACTTGCGAGCCTTTTCCAGATGCATTAGAAACCGTTAATAGATGGTATGACGAGGGTCATCAGATTTGTTTTTTTACTTCAAGAACTGAAAATTTAAAACAAATTACCATCGATTGGCTAGATAAACACGGTTTTAAATATCACAGTGTTTTGTGCGGAAAACCAAGAGGTGGAAATTATCACTGGATTGATAATCACCTGGTAAGAGCTACAAGATACAAAGGCAAATTTACCGATTTGGTAGAGAAGCAGGTTACAATAGAAGTTTTTAAAGAAGATTAAATCATAAAGAAGATTTAAAGATTAAACGAAAGGTGAAAACCAGAAATTCTTTTAATTTTTAAATCTTTTTACATTTTAAATAGATTATAAGTTAGTTATGAAAGTTTTAGCAAACGACGGTTTAGATCAGTCTGGGATTGATGCATTAACTGAAAAAGGCTTTGAAGTAATTACTACAAAAGTTCCGCAGGAGCTTCTTTTAGATTACATCAATGAGCACAAGATTCGTACAGTTTTGGTGAGAAGTGCGACGCAGGTAAGAAAAGATATTATTGATAATTGTCCGTCGCTGGAAATTATCGGTAGAG
Coding sequences within it:
- a CDS encoding polysaccharide deacetylase family protein — protein: MILLTFNIVNFEAGTKNSSIISDDERLKITESNTKAILRILDLHDIKASFFVEISIAEKLHNLLKAISAQGHEIAFYNKDSSLEKIDQVKKSIQEFLEKQIKGIRQKDNQFSLEDLKSIGFNYISNIDHADILFPFKRLKRTSEIIEDNGLSIVPESISPYSQLPYNDFVFQILPMQYYQNMVFETLKNDDFVLVYLESWQFTDLNKYQFKVPFYRRFYLGKKMEDKLEAFLSWINEKELATSRMKDYIF
- a CDS encoding metallophosphoesterase → MQKNFLFIAAIFLFLEVYIFQAIRTLTDNFWVRLGYIVLSLAIYGVFAYEVSHFQRSDRSTERAQITISLFLIFILPKIFIVLFLLVDDIFRTGGYLVGLTKPTENFFPERRKFLSLMGLGLGGVLSALFIDGITFGKYRHTVRRVKVKFANLPKSFKGYKIIQISDVHSGSFSDPSKLQHAIDLINEQNPDLVLFTGDMVNNVADEFKPFIPLFSKIKAKDGKFAVLGNHDYGDYVKWNSKDEQNKNLETLIDYQRQAGFDMLRNENRIIEKDGENIYILGVENWGLKPFPQYGDINKALENVPQNATKILMSHDPTHFDYVVKKHPKDIHLTLSGHTHGMQFGLDLKNIKWSPVQYRYPKWADLYESEGKMLYVNRGFGVLGYPGRVGVLPEITLFELS
- a CDS encoding 3-oxoacyl-ACP synthase III family protein; amino-acid sequence: MPNTIIIGSGSYLPNRIIGRDFFLDSEFYTEDGVKIDKPAEETIAKFVEITEIENRRFIDEDLSNSQIGFEAAKIAIADANIDQEELDYIIYASNFGEVTVNGYVDFMPTMAARVKNKLGIKNRKCITYDMIFGCPGWVEAMILADNLIKANVAKTILVIGAETLSRVTDPHDRNRMIFADGAGAVVVKATDEENVGIIAHNTICDNGVELNYLANGPSINEESDQTRLFVRMQGRKIYEYALKNVPAAIKETIEDAKLSIEDIDKILIHQANAKMDYAMIDRLHKLYDVKDYDHSVSPMTVQDLGNTSVATIPTMFDLIIKGKMEGHTFKDKGNIVMTSVGAGMNINAIVYKFP
- the ubiE gene encoding bifunctional demethylmenaquinone methyltransferase/2-methoxy-6-polyprenyl-1,4-benzoquinol methylase UbiE, which translates into the protein MTKDINQVTPYNSESSKKSQVEDMFDNIAPKYDLLNHVLSMKIDVLWRNKLVKWMNHDSPKETLDVATGTGDLAIAVEKGTGAKVVGLDLSQQMLNVGVIKIKKLNLDGKISMQKGDAENLPFEDNRFDAVSVAFGVRNFENLTKGLAELRRVVKENKSVYILEFSKVEGFLGPFYMFYFKNILPAIGRLVSKDNRAYTYLPDSVNAFPFGEKMRQILLDTGFKKVEYKKLSLGIATIYKATK
- a CDS encoding porin family protein, coding for MNKFLLKALVLASVSFATVANAQFRTRNRMDKLEDFDQKKVSWGFYLNGNLLDYRIVLNPRYGMYENHNLVSSKESTSFGAGLIAKFRLNDYLDVRVEPGLQFAQRQLTFNTQSNDIYSDGSLTNAPFIPIALTEKDRVRDIKSTLVDIPVMLELHGDRWYNSRPYVAAGVNYIVNLQSNSDSQDDNMQQVFRSTTHNFAWSAEMGIQFYFNKFKLTPAIRGTFFMNNEMVSDNASTPPYWSAAVSTLQTRAVMFVLKFE
- a CDS encoding cell division protein ZapA, yielding MEVRRITINIAGRVYPLNVPAAEEETLRKVGKQIENMIKDFEQNFDVRDKQDALAMCALKLGTNAEVVALNHDKNIKSTNERLTEINRSLDDIGK
- the rny gene encoding ribonuclease Y: MTTAIIVGVICLVIGAVAGMFFSKSSLNTKAKFIVDDAKKNAENLIEKANVQAESIKKEKNLQAKEKFLELKSQHDADIQAREKKMQDAEKRTKDKENKLNDELSKAGKLEKDLDRQIADYAKKNEILEKKQSDLEQATAKKVEMLEKISNYTAEEAKAELVETMRAEAKTRAQAHVQSIMEEAQLNAKSEARKIVIQTIQRIGTEQAIENSVSVFNIESDEVKGRIIGREGRNIRALEAVTGVEIIVDDTPEAILLSCFDPVRREIARLSLHRLVTDGRIHPARIEEVVEKTRKQIEEEIIEVGKRTIIDLGIHGLHPELVKIVGRMKYRSSYGQNLLQHSREVANIAATMAAELGLNVKLAKRAGLLHDIGKVPEQESELPHALLGMQWAEKYGENAEVINAIGAHHDEVEMTSLLSPIIQVADAISGARPGARRQVLESYIQRLKDLEAAALSFEGVSSAYAIQAGRELRVMVESSRINDEMSSQLSYDISEKIQNELTYPGQVKVTVIRETRTVNIAR
- a CDS encoding acyl-CoA thioesterase → MDNKPVTFQFISEPSDVNYGGNVHGGSVMKWIDQAGYACATTWSGNYSVTVYVGGIRFYEPIKIGEIVKVEAQVIYTGSSSMHISINVFSRNLKQPTFDKKTHCIIVFVAVDENGKKLPVPKWIPETEEEKQQEKYAKRLMELRTQIEDEMKPFL